In the Candidatus Cloacimonadota bacterium genome, AGCCTTTTTCATAGATGTAATAAACAATCAGCTTCGTGGTGCCAAGCGGGCCACCTTTGTCGGTCATCATATAGATCTGCGCGAAGGTTTGAAAACTGACAATGGTGGTCATCAGCAACACGTAAAATGTGGTGGGGGAGATTAGCGGCACGGTTATCTTGAAAAATTGGCGCAGCTTTCCCGCTCCATCAATGTCGGCGGCTTCATAATAGACCTTGGAAATGTTCTGCAAACCCGCCAGATAGATAATGGTGTTGTAGCCCAAGCCTTTCCAAACGGTCATGATGATGATGGAAAAAAGTGCCAGAGAAGGTCCACCCAGCCATCCATCCATCCATTGCGGGGCTGTGATGCCGATGTTTTCCAAAAACAGGGGCAGGATGCCTTGGGGCTCTGCCAACCAAAGCTGTGGCTTCATTCCCAGCCATCCCAAAAAGGTGTTTGCCAGTCCGGCTTGTTCTGAAAATATGATTTTCCAAACTATGGACACAGCCACCAGTGAGGTTACGTATGGCATGAAATAGATGGTGCGGAAAAAGCCTTTGAGGCGCTCCACCTGGTTCAAAAGCTGGGCAAAGATGAGAGGCAAGATGATGCTGGCGGGAACGGCAATCAGCACCAACCAGAGTGT is a window encoding:
- a CDS encoding sugar ABC transporter permease; translated protein: MKTKRKIEPYLYLLPALVLLLLFRFIPILMSFAISFFDFGITNIGKFIGFGHYSRLFADKEFWQSMGNTLWLVLIAVPASIILPLIFAQLLNQVERLKGFFRTIYFMPYVTSLVAVSIVWKIIFSEQAGLANTFLGWLGMKPQLWLAEPQGILPLFLENIGITAPQWMDGWLGGPSLALFSIIIMTVWKGLGYNTIIYLAGLQNISKVYYEAADIDGAGKLRQFFKITVPLISPTTFYVLLMTTIVSFQTFAQIYMMTDKGGPLGTTKLIVYYIYEKGFDKMDMGYASAAAIILFIVILGLTMLQRRLEKTVNY